From the Desulfovibrio sp. JY genome, one window contains:
- a CDS encoding DUF4198 domain-containing protein: MVSISRVLVALATVVLTAAPALAHFGMVIPSQDVVTSKEKAKVDLVVSFSHPMEGKGMNMAKPKAFGVVDGGKKTDLLATLKPTKVMDHDAWKSEYTFKRPGVGIFYVVPEPYFEPAEDKYIEHLTKVVVPAFGEEEGWDEPVGLPAEIIPLSRPFGNYVGNVFTGKLLVDGKPAAGVDVEVEYYNKDNAYTPPNEYLVTQVVKTDANGVFTYAVPFAGWWGFAALTDAPQTIEKDGVAKKVERGAVMWAKFVDPKHKKK, translated from the coding sequence ATGGTATCCATTTCCCGCGTTCTTGTCGCGCTGGCGACGGTGGTGCTGACGGCCGCACCGGCCCTGGCCCATTTCGGCATGGTCATCCCGTCCCAGGATGTGGTTACGAGCAAGGAAAAAGCCAAGGTGGATCTGGTCGTGTCCTTTTCCCATCCCATGGAGGGAAAGGGCATGAACATGGCCAAGCCCAAGGCCTTCGGCGTGGTGGACGGCGGCAAGAAGACCGATCTGCTGGCGACGCTGAAGCCCACTAAGGTCATGGACCATGACGCCTGGAAGTCCGAATATACCTTCAAGCGGCCGGGCGTGGGAATTTTCTACGTGGTGCCCGAGCCCTATTTCGAACCGGCCGAGGACAAGTACATCGAGCACCTGACCAAGGTCGTGGTGCCGGCCTTCGGCGAGGAAGAGGGCTGGGACGAGCCCGTGGGGCTGCCGGCCGAGATCATTCCCCTCTCGCGTCCCTTCGGCAATTATGTCGGCAACGTCTTCACGGGCAAGTTGCTCGTGGACGGGAAGCCGGCCGCCGGGGTCGATGTGGAAGTGGAATACTATAACAAGGACAATGCCTACACCCCGCCTAACGAATATCTGGTGACCCAGGTGGTCAAGACAGACGCCAACGGCGTTTTCACCTATGCCGTGCCCTTTGCCGGCTGGTGGGGATTCGCCGCCCTGACCGACGCGCCGCAGACCATCGAAAAGGACGGCGTGGCCAAGAAGGTGGAGCGTGGGGCCGTCATGTGGGCCAAGTTCGTTGATCCCAAGCACAAGAAGAAGTAA
- a CDS encoding S9 family peptidase: protein MPAAFRFRLRAVLTAVAFLCACAAPAICSEKAFTIDDMLRVAMIDDLRLSADGKRAAFTVTRAVMDGQGGDLRSRVYVADAAKALARPVTPEREVCEKPTFSPDGSRLAYLVQTDDTTDAVLLPLASGHAHRLTHGRGDVLDLAFAPSGKELAMTVVMGGASGGREAGCDADVDVLDEEGGAAGLYLLPLTGQGTLRGLVTDRDVGGFVFSPDGRHIAFETVAPDAPPRGRRGNTVSGRAQPQDAAQTDIAMVDVQTGRVVPVAATAASEAGPSFSPDGKWLAYVATSAPGFYYSAARVMVVPTTGGPARELAATPNARPEMIGWSAGGGAVYVREVEGTGAVILALPVSGAAPRVVSDTPRMVSQAAVSASGNTLGMVLVDSDLPPETYLTPAARFAPKAVSTVNREFAGYRLGKTEVVRWKASDGTVLEGLYTYPVTPGAGPPPLLVELHGGPAVAADRQYLGALNYYPLAVFSERGYALFQPNVRGSDGYGPAFRMAIRGDWGGVDFADLQSGLDALVARKLADPKRMGVMGWSYGGFLTAWAIGHTDRFAAASIGAGITDLVSQSGSMDLPDFIPLYFGGEAYERFQTLFDHSPLKYAASIKTPTLFQHGVADERVPFTQSLELYTALSRLGVPTKLAAYPRSGHDVTEPSLIRDLMVRNRDWFAHYLPTAPVETAFFPGAAPDGTQGRTNGRSDVTGSPVAEGTPTRPGS, encoded by the coding sequence ATGCCTGCCGCTTTCCGATTCCGTCTCCGTGCCGTGCTGACGGCCGTGGCCTTTCTTTGTGCCTGCGCCGCGCCCGCCATCTGCTCCGAAAAGGCTTTCACCATCGACGACATGCTGCGGGTGGCCATGATCGACGACCTGCGCCTGTCCGCCGACGGCAAGCGCGCAGCCTTCACCGTCACCCGGGCCGTCATGGACGGGCAGGGCGGCGATTTGCGCTCGCGTGTGTACGTGGCCGACGCGGCCAAGGCCCTGGCGCGCCCCGTCACGCCGGAACGGGAGGTCTGCGAAAAGCCGACCTTTTCCCCGGACGGCTCCCGCCTTGCCTATCTTGTCCAGACCGACGATACGACCGATGCCGTGCTCCTGCCCCTGGCAAGCGGTCACGCCCACCGTCTTACCCACGGCCGGGGCGATGTGCTCGATCTGGCCTTTGCGCCCAGCGGGAAGGAACTGGCCATGACCGTGGTCATGGGCGGCGCTTCCGGCGGCCGGGAAGCCGGTTGCGACGCGGATGTGGACGTCCTGGACGAGGAGGGCGGCGCTGCGGGGCTGTATCTGTTGCCGCTTACCGGGCAGGGGACGCTTCGGGGACTTGTGACCGACCGCGACGTGGGGGGATTCGTCTTTTCCCCGGATGGCCGCCACATCGCTTTCGAGACGGTTGCTCCCGACGCGCCGCCGCGCGGTCGTCGCGGCAATACCGTTTCCGGCCGGGCCCAGCCCCAGGACGCGGCCCAGACCGACATTGCCATGGTGGATGTGCAAACCGGGCGCGTCGTGCCCGTGGCCGCGACCGCCGCTTCGGAGGCCGGTCCGAGCTTTTCTCCGGACGGCAAATGGCTGGCCTACGTGGCGACTAGCGCGCCGGGGTTTTATTACAGCGCCGCCCGGGTCATGGTTGTCCCCACGACCGGCGGCCCGGCCCGGGAACTGGCCGCAACGCCCAATGCCCGCCCGGAAATGATCGGCTGGTCGGCTGGCGGCGGCGCGGTCTATGTGCGCGAGGTCGAAGGCACGGGTGCGGTGATTCTGGCCCTGCCTGTTTCCGGCGCCGCGCCGCGCGTGGTGTCCGATACCCCCCGCATGGTGTCCCAGGCCGCCGTTTCCGCCTCGGGCAATACCCTGGGCATGGTGCTGGTCGACAGCGACCTGCCTCCGGAGACCTACCTGACCCCGGCCGCCCGTTTCGCGCCCAAAGCCGTGTCCACGGTCAACCGGGAGTTTGCCGGCTACCGCCTGGGCAAAACCGAGGTGGTGCGCTGGAAGGCTTCCGACGGCACCGTCCTCGAGGGCCTCTACACCTATCCCGTCACCCCCGGCGCCGGGCCGCCGCCCCTTCTGGTCGAGCTCCACGGCGGGCCGGCCGTGGCCGCCGACCGGCAGTATCTGGGGGCGCTCAACTATTACCCGCTGGCGGTTTTCAGTGAGCGCGGCTACGCCCTTTTCCAGCCCAATGTCCGGGGTTCGGACGGCTATGGACCGGCTTTTCGCATGGCCATCCGGGGCGATTGGGGCGGAGTGGACTTCGCCGACCTGCAAAGCGGGCTCGACGCCCTGGTCGCGCGCAAGCTGGCCGATCCCAAGCGCATGGGCGTTATGGGCTGGAGCTATGGCGGCTTCCTGACCGCCTGGGCCATCGGCCACACCGACCGCTTCGCCGCCGCCTCCATCGGCGCGGGCATTACCGATCTGGTCAGCCAATCCGGCAGCATGGACCTGCCCGATTTCATTCCGCTGTATTTCGGCGGCGAGGCCTATGAACGGTTCCAGACGCTTTTCGACCATTCGCCGCTCAAGTACGCCGCCTCCATCAAAACGCCGACGCTCTTTCAGCACGGCGTGGCCGACGAGCGGGTGCCGTTCACCCAGTCCCTCGAGCTCTACACCGCCCTGTCGCGCCTCGGGGTGCCGACCAAGCTGGCCGCCTATCCCCGGAGCGGCCACGACGTGACCGAGCCCTCGTTGATCCGTGACCTCATGGTCCGCAATCGCGACTGGTTCGCGCACTATCTCCCGACTGCGCCGGTGGAAACGGCGTTTTTCCCCGGTGCCGCCCCGGACGGTACCCAGGGGCGGACGAACGGCAGATCCGACGTGACCGGCTCTCCGGTGGCAGAAGGGACGCCTACCCGGCCCGGCTCCTGA
- the secD gene encoding protein translocase subunit SecD codes for MSGNMRWRLAVISLVAFLGLIYMLPSIGTVKQSFLGKFLPDDVINLGLDLKGGIHLTLGVDVDKALANSLVQMGRDVRDQAKDDGIAVLRPQTTADGKRLQLVLASGDKRQAFDEMLANHFNVLVVDNVESGPDGKFTYKLSFTPRYASELTRMTVDQAVKTIRNRIDEFGVSEPDIRKQSDNRIQIQLPGLHDPERAIKLIGKTAHLEFKVVDDNADLDKAQKGVLPPGEELSVLRHRNPDGSYLERPIVLRSDAVMTGEHISDARANFDRNNQAYVALSFTPSGSRQFERVTGENVKKRLAIVLDGKVYSAPTIQEKISGGRASITGHFSTEEARDLAIVLRAGALPAPVSILEQRSVGPSLGQESIEQGVYSALVGGVVVVGFMILYYGLAGFVADLALLFNMVLIMAGLAGFGATLTLPGIAGIILTIGMAVDANVIIFERIREELRLGLSARKAVDTGYDRATLTIFDANVTTIIAAMVLYQFGTGPIRGFAVTLILGTVASMFTAIFFTRYLFDLWLSRRPPDAGIRI; via the coding sequence ATGTCTGGAAATATGCGTTGGCGGCTGGCCGTCATCAGTCTTGTGGCCTTTTTGGGCCTGATTTACATGCTGCCGTCCATCGGCACGGTCAAACAGTCTTTCCTTGGCAAGTTCTTGCCTGATGACGTGATAAACCTCGGCCTCGACCTCAAGGGCGGCATCCATCTCACCCTTGGCGTGGACGTGGACAAGGCCCTGGCCAACTCCCTGGTCCAGATGGGTCGGGACGTGCGCGACCAGGCCAAGGACGACGGCATCGCCGTGCTGCGCCCCCAGACCACGGCCGACGGCAAGCGCCTCCAGCTCGTCCTGGCTTCGGGCGACAAGCGGCAGGCCTTTGACGAGATGCTCGCCAACCATTTCAACGTGCTGGTCGTCGACAACGTGGAAAGCGGCCCGGACGGCAAGTTTACCTACAAGCTGTCCTTCACCCCGCGCTACGCGTCCGAGCTGACCCGCATGACCGTTGATCAGGCCGTCAAGACCATCCGCAACCGCATCGACGAATTCGGCGTGTCCGAGCCGGACATCCGCAAACAGTCGGACAACCGCATCCAGATCCAGCTGCCGGGCCTGCACGATCCCGAGCGGGCCATCAAGCTCATCGGCAAGACCGCGCACCTGGAGTTCAAGGTTGTGGACGACAACGCGGACCTGGACAAGGCCCAGAAGGGCGTCCTGCCCCCGGGCGAGGAACTTTCCGTCCTGCGCCACCGCAACCCTGACGGCTCCTATCTCGAGCGCCCCATTGTCCTGCGTTCCGACGCGGTCATGACCGGCGAGCACATTTCCGACGCCCGGGCCAATTTCGACCGCAACAACCAGGCCTATGTCGCCTTGTCGTTCACCCCGAGCGGTTCGCGCCAGTTCGAGCGGGTGACCGGCGAAAACGTGAAAAAGCGCTTGGCCATCGTCCTGGACGGCAAGGTCTATTCCGCGCCGACCATTCAGGAAAAGATCAGCGGCGGCCGGGCCAGCATCACCGGCCACTTCTCCACCGAGGAAGCCCGCGACCTGGCCATCGTACTGCGCGCCGGCGCGTTGCCCGCCCCGGTCAGCATTCTGGAGCAACGCAGCGTCGGTCCTTCCCTCGGCCAGGAATCCATCGAGCAGGGCGTGTATTCGGCCCTGGTCGGCGGCGTCGTCGTCGTCGGCTTCATGATCCTTTACTACGGGTTGGCCGGCTTCGTTGCCGATCTGGCCCTCCTTTTCAACATGGTGCTGATTATGGCCGGTCTGGCCGGGTTCGGGGCCACCCTGACCCTGCCCGGCATTGCCGGCATCATCTTGACCATCGGCATGGCCGTTGACGCCAACGTCATCATCTTCGAGCGAATACGCGAGGAGCTGCGCCTGGGGCTCTCGGCCCGCAAGGCCGTGGACACCGGCTACGACCGGGCCACACTCACCATCTTCGATGCCAACGTGACCACGATCATCGCGGCCATGGTGCTCTACCAGTTCGGCACCGGTCCCATCCGGGGCTTTGCCGTGACCTTGATCCTGGGTACCGTGGCGTCCATGTTCACCGCGATCTTTTTTACCCGCTATCTGTTTGACCTCTGGCTGTCCCGACGGCCGCCGGACGCGGGTATCCGCATCTAA
- the yajC gene encoding preprotein translocase subunit YajC has protein sequence MLFPSLAHAMGAAPAGGGEGAANPITAFLPLIIMFAIFYFLLIRPQQKKAKQHRAYLANLGRGDYILTGGGIYGRIMEVHGDKLTVEIAKDLTIEINRSFVSGPGEPQAAPAKAEAKGKAKE, from the coding sequence ATGCTTTTTCCGAGCCTGGCGCATGCCATGGGCGCCGCCCCCGCCGGCGGCGGCGAGGGGGCGGCCAATCCCATCACCGCATTTTTGCCGCTGATCATTATGTTCGCCATCTTCTATTTTCTGCTGATCCGTCCGCAGCAGAAAAAGGCCAAGCAGCACCGCGCCTACCTCGCCAATCTCGGCCGTGGGGATTATATCCTGACCGGCGGCGGCATCTACGGCCGCATCATGGAAGTCCACGGCGACAAGCTGACCGTGGAGATCGCCAAGGATCTCACCATCGAGATCAACCGCAGCTTTGTCTCCGGTCCCGGCGAGCCCCAGGCCGCTCCCGCCAAGGCCGAAGCCAAGGGCAAGGCCAAGGAATAG
- a CDS encoding thermonuclease family protein, translating into MPWPRGERAGRRGAWPLLVSVCALALLLLVPRLGAARDVVSVARVFDGDTVQLTDGRRVRLAGIDAPEIAHGAAPAQYYAAASRRELASLTQGVALRFMPVGRGSDRFGRALGDLILPDGASVAERMLAAGAAFFFWYPDLPDSLVQRLLSAQRRAMEQGRGFWPRILRLPPPAGGYAGNAASRRFHAPGCPDAGRIGRRHRVALADARQAFNLGFSPARECTPWPTAGTGRKSPWTDKP; encoded by the coding sequence TTGCCGTGGCCGCGGGGCGAACGGGCGGGACGGCGCGGGGCGTGGCCGCTTCTCGTGTCGGTCTGTGCCCTGGCGTTGTTGCTGCTTGTGCCCAGGCTTGGCGCGGCCCGGGATGTCGTGTCCGTGGCCCGGGTCTTCGACGGGGACACGGTACAGCTGACCGACGGCCGCAGGGTGCGCCTAGCCGGCATCGACGCCCCGGAGATAGCCCATGGCGCCGCTCCGGCCCAGTATTACGCCGCCGCCTCCCGGCGCGAGCTCGCGAGCCTGACCCAGGGCGTCGCCTTGCGCTTCATGCCGGTTGGACGGGGCTCGGACCGTTTTGGTCGGGCGCTCGGCGATCTGATCCTGCCGGACGGCGCGTCCGTAGCCGAGCGGATGCTGGCGGCGGGGGCGGCCTTTTTCTTCTGGTATCCGGATCTGCCCGATTCGTTGGTGCAGCGCCTTCTGTCGGCCCAACGGCGGGCCATGGAGCAGGGCAGGGGCTTTTGGCCGCGCATCCTGCGCCTGCCGCCGCCGGCGGGCGGATATGCGGGCAATGCCGCCTCGCGCCGGTTCCATGCCCCTGGCTGTCCCGACGCCGGGCGCATCGGTCGCCGCCACCGGGTGGCCCTGGCCGATGCCCGGCAGGCCTTTAATCTGGGATTTTCTCCGGCCCGGGAATGCACCCCCTGGCCGACGGCCGGGACCGGCCGGAAGAGCCCATGGACGGATAAACCTTGA
- a CDS encoding heavy-metal-associated domain-containing protein has protein sequence MKTVEVGGMHCPKCVASVTKALTEVPGLSNVSVDLEKGQATFDGEASEAAIKDAIDKIGFIPGAIK, from the coding sequence ATGAAAACCGTGGAAGTCGGCGGCATGCACTGTCCGAAGTGCGTCGCGTCCGTGACCAAGGCCCTGACCGAGGTGCCGGGCCTGTCCAACGTGTCGGTCGATCTGGAGAAGGGGCAGGCCACCTTTGACGGCGAGGCTTCCGAAGCCGCCATCAAGGACGCTATCGACAAGATCGGCTTCATTCCCGGCGCGATCAAGTAG
- the hisA gene encoding 1-(5-phosphoribosyl)-5-[(5-phosphoribosylamino)methylideneamino]imidazole-4-carboxamide isomerase translates to MILFPAVDIKDGQCVRLKQGLADEVTVFSPDPEAMARHWEGLGALWLHLIDLDGAFSGKPRNFELISRICSGLSIPVQLGGGIRDAQVAAAYLDAGVRRLIIGTLALADPDAFAAICAAHPGRVGVSLDAVNGQLKVKGWVEDAGLTVEEVVPRLAEQGAAFVVYTDISRDGMQTGVNLEALERLLDLTDLPVLVAGGVATLGDVKMLFPYSKKGLQGVITGRAIYTGTLDFGEAMAYIADQSEEVA, encoded by the coding sequence GTGATCCTGTTTCCGGCCGTCGATATCAAGGACGGCCAGTGCGTGCGCCTCAAGCAGGGCCTGGCCGACGAAGTGACCGTGTTTTCTCCCGATCCCGAGGCCATGGCCCGGCATTGGGAGGGGCTCGGGGCGCTGTGGCTGCATCTGATCGACCTGGATGGGGCCTTTAGCGGCAAGCCACGCAATTTCGAGCTGATTTCCCGCATCTGCTCCGGGCTTTCCATCCCGGTCCAGCTCGGGGGCGGCATCCGCGACGCGCAGGTCGCCGCCGCCTATCTGGACGCCGGCGTGCGGCGTCTTATCATCGGCACCCTGGCCCTGGCCGATCCCGACGCCTTCGCCGCCATCTGCGCCGCCCATCCGGGCCGCGTCGGCGTGTCCCTCGATGCCGTGAACGGCCAGCTCAAGGTCAAGGGCTGGGTCGAGGACGCGGGACTGACCGTCGAAGAGGTCGTGCCGCGTCTGGCCGAGCAGGGTGCGGCTTTTGTCGTCTACACCGACATCAGTCGCGACGGCATGCAGACCGGGGTCAACCTCGAGGCGCTCGAGCGCCTGCTCGACCTCACCGATCTGCCCGTGCTCGTGGCCGGCGGCGTGGCCACCCTGGGCGATGTCAAAATGCTTTTCCCGTATTCCAAAAAAGGGCTTCAAGGCGTGATCACCGGCCGGGCCATCTACACCGGAACCCTGGATTTCGGGGAGGCCATGGCCTACATCGCCGACCAGTCCGAGGAGGTCGCATGA
- the hisB gene encoding imidazoleglycerol-phosphate dehydratase HisB: protein MGERFGEFVRETGETKVSVRIDLDGTGTASVDTGVGFADHMLSLLSFWGRFDLMVSCRGDLEVDAHHSLEDVAICLGEAMRLALGDRAGIARVGVAKVPMDEALCEVVVDLSGRPYLVYRGGDALPPVIAGEERDLWREFFKSLAFTIRANLHIHYEYGQNGHHLVEAAFKALGLALRRATTADGTRVPSTKGSLD, encoded by the coding sequence ATGGGGGAACGCTTCGGCGAATTTGTCCGGGAGACCGGCGAAACCAAGGTCTCCGTCCGCATCGACCTCGATGGGACGGGGACGGCCTCGGTCGATACCGGGGTCGGGTTCGCCGACCACATGTTGTCGCTTTTGAGCTTTTGGGGTCGTTTCGACCTCATGGTCTCCTGCCGGGGCGATCTGGAGGTGGATGCCCACCATTCCCTGGAGGACGTGGCCATTTGCCTGGGCGAGGCCATGCGCCTGGCCCTTGGCGACCGGGCCGGCATCGCCCGGGTGGGCGTGGCCAAGGTGCCCATGGACGAGGCGCTTTGCGAAGTGGTGGTCGACCTGTCCGGCCGGCCTTATCTCGTTTACCGGGGGGGCGATGCGTTGCCGCCGGTGATCGCGGGCGAGGAACGGGATCTGTGGCGGGAATTTTTCAAGTCCCTGGCCTTTACGATTCGCGCCAACCTGCATATCCATTACGAATACGGACAAAACGGCCATCATCTGGTGGAGGCGGCCTTCAAGGCGTTGGGACTGGCCCTGCGCCGGGCGACGACCGCCGATGGAACCAGGGTGCCGAGCACCAAGGGGAGCCTGGACTGA
- the tatB gene encoding Sec-independent protein translocase protein TatB, with product MFGIGSTELVVILIVALIVIGPSKLPDLMRTLGKGMAEFRRMSNDVKSTFEAEVDRAEREKRQSEAQKELYPENSAGDAAEASAAANATPVEAEAKPAQAATKQAEAQASGKEAPTA from the coding sequence ATGTTCGGCATCGGTTCCACGGAGCTCGTGGTCATCCTGATCGTGGCCCTTATTGTCATCGGTCCTTCCAAGCTGCCCGACCTCATGCGCACGCTCGGCAAGGGCATGGCCGAATTCCGGCGTATGAGCAACGACGTCAAATCCACCTTCGAGGCCGAAGTGGATCGGGCCGAGCGTGAAAAGCGCCAGAGCGAGGCTCAGAAAGAACTGTATCCGGAAAATTCGGCCGGAGATGCGGCCGAGGCGAGCGCCGCCGCGAACGCCACGCCGGTCGAAGCCGAAGCCAAGCCGGCCCAGGCCGCGACGAAACAGGCCGAGGCCCAGGCCTCGGGAAAGGAGGCTCCGACCGCCTAG
- the guaA gene encoding glutamine-hydrolyzing GMP synthase has product MAAPDKVVILDFGSQYTQLIARRVREAGVYSEIHPCTVTAKDVAAMAPSALILSGGPSSVTDADAPPFDPAVFDLNLPTLCICYGMQLLAHSQPGGAVAASTDREYGRAELSVLADVPLFAGLDAKAGHTVWMSHGDKVIAPPDGFVVAGRTKNVDIAALANVERRMYALQFHPEVAHTDDGERILHNFLFSIAGLTPGWTMASFVETELAALKKQVGDDEVVCALSGGVDSTVVAVMLHKAIGKKLHCIFVDNGLLRLGEGEEVAAYLREHFDLNLYYVKAAKLFLDRLAGVTDPEKKRKIIGTTFIEVFEAEAAKLPKVKYLAQGTLYPDVIESVSFRGPSAVIKSHHNVGGLPEHMKLTLIEPLRELFKDEVRKVAAELGLPDFIIWRHPFPGPGLAIRIIGEVTEERLEILRRTDKIVQSELAASGWYRKVWQGFAVLLPLKTVGVMGDGRTYENVAAIRVVDSLDAMTADWSRLPSELLASMSNRIINEVKGVNRVVFDVSSKPPSTIEWE; this is encoded by the coding sequence ATGGCAGCTCCCGACAAAGTCGTCATCCTGGATTTCGGGTCCCAGTACACCCAGCTGATCGCCCGTCGCGTGCGCGAGGCCGGCGTGTATTCGGAAATTCATCCCTGCACCGTAACCGCCAAGGACGTCGCGGCCATGGCCCCGTCGGCCCTTATCCTGTCCGGCGGCCCGTCGAGCGTCACCGACGCCGACGCCCCGCCCTTCGATCCGGCCGTCTTCGACCTGAACCTGCCGACGCTTTGCATCTGCTACGGCATGCAGCTTCTGGCCCATAGCCAGCCGGGCGGGGCGGTGGCCGCCTCCACCGACCGCGAATACGGCCGGGCCGAGCTTTCCGTCCTGGCCGACGTGCCGCTTTTCGCCGGACTCGACGCCAAGGCCGGCCACACGGTCTGGATGTCCCATGGCGACAAGGTGATCGCGCCGCCGGACGGCTTTGTCGTGGCCGGGCGCACGAAAAACGTGGACATCGCCGCCCTGGCCAACGTCGAACGGCGCATGTACGCCTTGCAGTTCCACCCCGAGGTGGCCCACACCGACGACGGCGAACGCATCCTGCACAACTTCCTTTTCAGCATTGCCGGGCTGACCCCGGGCTGGACCATGGCATCCTTCGTGGAAACGGAGCTGGCGGCGCTCAAAAAGCAGGTCGGCGACGACGAGGTCGTGTGCGCGCTTTCCGGCGGCGTGGACTCCACCGTGGTCGCGGTTATGCTGCACAAGGCCATCGGCAAAAAACTCCACTGCATCTTCGTGGACAACGGCCTGCTGCGTCTGGGCGAGGGCGAGGAGGTGGCCGCCTACCTGCGCGAGCACTTCGACCTCAACCTGTACTACGTCAAGGCCGCCAAGCTCTTCCTCGATCGGCTGGCCGGCGTGACCGACCCCGAGAAAAAACGCAAGATCATCGGCACGACCTTCATCGAGGTGTTCGAGGCCGAGGCGGCCAAGCTCCCCAAGGTCAAGTACCTGGCCCAGGGGACGCTTTATCCCGACGTCATCGAGTCCGTGTCCTTCCGGGGGCCCTCGGCGGTCATCAAAAGCCACCACAACGTGGGCGGGCTGCCCGAGCACATGAAGCTCACGCTGATCGAGCCCCTGCGCGAGCTTTTCAAGGACGAGGTGCGCAAGGTGGCGGCGGAGCTTGGCCTGCCCGACTTCATCATCTGGCGCCATCCCTTCCCCGGACCGGGGCTCGCCATCCGCATCATCGGCGAAGTAACCGAGGAACGGCTTGAGATTTTGCGCCGAACGGATAAGATCGTCCAAAGCGAACTGGCCGCCTCGGGCTGGTACCGCAAGGTCTGGCAGGGGTTCGCCGTTTTGCTGCCGCTCAAAACCGTCGGGGTCATGGGCGATGGGCGCACCTATGAAAACGTGGCCGCCATCCGGGTCGTGGACAGTCTCGACGCCATGACGGCGGACTGGTCTCGACTGCCCTCGGAGCTCTTGGCCTCCATGTCCAACCGGATCATCAACGAGGTCAAGGGTGTCAATCGCGTGGTCTTCGACGTGTCGTCCAAGCCGCCAAGCACCATCGAATGGGAATAA
- the guaB gene encoding IMP dehydrogenase, with protein MEKIIETGLTFDDVLLLPSYSEVLPDAADVSSWLTPEIRLNIPLVSAAMDTVTESRMAISLARSGGVGVVHKNMTIAEQRLEVEKVKKSESGMIISPITVPPDMTVEQALVVMSEYSISGLPVVDGDMLVGIVTNRDVRFVKDSVTKVGDVMTKENLKTVPVGTTLEEAKAHLHANRIEKLLVVDENNKLRGLITIKDIEKIRKYPNSCKDEHGRLRVGAAIGVGADRDERADSLLTSGADFLVLDSAHGHSKNILEAVRAIKGDHPNCQLIAGNVGTYEGAKALIAAGADAVKVGIGPGSICTTRVVAGVGVPQVTAIMEASRACREAGKRLVADGGVKFSGDIVKALAAGGDTVMMGGLFAGTEESPGETVLYQGRTYKIYRGMGSIDAMREGSSDRYFQEKSKKLVPEGIVGRVPFKGPVTESLYQLVGGLRSGMGYCGCATVEDLQQKAQFVRISPAGLRESHVHDVIITKEAPNYRVETY; from the coding sequence ATGGAAAAGATCATCGAGACCGGGCTCACGTTCGACGACGTGCTTTTATTGCCGAGCTATTCCGAAGTCCTGCCGGACGCGGCCGACGTCTCGTCGTGGCTGACGCCCGAAATCAGGCTCAACATCCCCCTTGTCAGCGCCGCCATGGACACCGTCACCGAATCGCGCATGGCCATCTCCTTGGCCCGTAGCGGCGGGGTGGGGGTGGTGCACAAGAACATGACCATTGCCGAGCAACGGCTCGAGGTGGAGAAGGTCAAGAAATCCGAATCCGGCATGATCATCTCCCCCATCACCGTGCCGCCCGACATGACCGTGGAGCAGGCTCTGGTGGTCATGAGCGAGTACAGCATTTCCGGCCTGCCCGTGGTCGACGGCGACATGCTGGTCGGCATCGTCACCAACCGCGACGTGCGCTTCGTCAAGGACTCCGTGACCAAGGTCGGCGACGTGATGACCAAGGAGAACCTCAAGACCGTGCCCGTGGGCACCACTCTCGAGGAAGCCAAGGCGCACCTGCACGCCAACCGCATCGAGAAGCTGCTGGTCGTCGACGAGAACAACAAGCTGCGCGGGCTTATCACCATCAAGGACATCGAGAAGATCCGCAAATACCCCAATTCCTGCAAGGATGAGCACGGCCGCCTGCGCGTGGGCGCGGCCATCGGCGTCGGGGCCGACCGCGACGAGCGGGCCGACTCCCTGCTGACGTCCGGGGCCGACTTCCTGGTCCTCGATTCCGCCCACGGCCATTCCAAGAACATCCTCGAGGCTGTCCGCGCCATCAAAGGCGACCATCCGAACTGCCAGCTCATCGCCGGCAACGTCGGCACCTACGAGGGGGCCAAGGCGCTGATCGCGGCCGGGGCCGACGCGGTGAAAGTCGGCATCGGGCCGGGTTCGATCTGCACCACCCGGGTTGTCGCGGGCGTGGGCGTGCCCCAGGTAACGGCCATCATGGAGGCCTCCCGGGCCTGCCGCGAGGCCGGCAAGCGACTGGTGGCCGACGGCGGCGTCAAGTTTTCCGGCGACATCGTCAAGGCCTTGGCCGCCGGCGGCGACACGGTCATGATGGGCGGGCTTTTCGCCGGCACCGAGGAGAGCCCGGGCGAAACCGTGCTCTACCAGGGCCGCACCTACAAAATCTATCGCGGCATGGGCTCCATCGACGCCATGCGCGAAGGTAGCTCCGACCGCTACTTCCAGGAGAAGTCCAAAAAGCTCGTGCCCGAGGGCATCGTCGGCCGGGTGCCTTTCAAGGGCCCGGTCACCGAAAGCCTCTACCAGCTGGTCGGCGGCCTGCGCTCCGGCATGGGCTACTGCGGCTGCGCCACTGTCGAGGATTTGCAGCAGAAGGCGCAATTCGTGCGCATTTCGCCGGCGGGCCTGCGCGAAAGCCATGTCCACGACGTCATCATCACCAAGGAAGCCCCCAACTATCGCGTGGAGACCTACTAA